A region of the Pseudomonas anguilliseptica genome:
CTTCCTGCGGCGCGACAAATCGCACCGAACTCATCCGCATTCAGAGAGGCTCCACCCACAAGCCCCCCATCGATATCCGGCATACCGAACAACTCGGCTGCACTGGCGGCCTTGACGCTGCCGCCATAAAGAATTCTTACCTCGCCCGCCAACTCAGGGCTTTTCGCCGCCAACCGCGCACGAATTGCCGCATGCACTTCCTGCGCTTGCGCAGGCGATGCGGTCAGACCAGTACCAATGGCCCAAACTGGCTCGTAGGCAATGACCGCAGCGGCAAACACCTCAACACCCAGCGCATCGGCCACCGCAGACAACTGCGCAGCAACCACTTCAAGTGCCTGCCCCGCCTCACGCTGCGCCAGGGTCTCACCGACACACAACACCGGAATCAAGCCTGAAGACTGCGCCGCCGCAAACTTGCGTGTCACAACCTCATCACTCTCACCCAACAGCGATCTACGCTCGGAGTGACCAACCAGCACCAGCGAACAGCTCGCATCATGCAACTGACTTGCAGCCACTTCGCCAGTCAAAGCACCTTGCTGCGCTTCGGTAGCACAATCTTGCGCACCTACCGCAACAGCCTTGCCGGCCAGACCTTCAACCACCTGACCAAGATGCAAACAAGACGGGAAAACCGCCACATCCACATCAGCAGGCAACACCTGCTGATTGAGACCGTTGATCAGCTCTGCGACGCTGGCGCGGGTACCGTGCATTTTCCAGTTACCAGCAACCATTGGGCGACGCATACTTTACCTCGTCGGTCAAAGAGGGCGCAGATGTTACCCAACAGCCACCCGACTGGCAAGCCGAATCAAGCACATACATCAGCAACAACTTTAGCCAATTCATCGGCATAGCCGCGCACCTGGCCTTCATCGTCACCCTCAACCATAACCCGCACCAACGGTTCGGTGCCGGACTTGCGCAGCAGCACCCGCCCACGACCAACCATCTGCTCGGTCACCCGCGCACTGGCCTGCTGCACAGCTGGGTGCTCCAGAGGGTCAACACCGCCAGCAAAGCGAACGTTCACCAGTACCTGCGGACACTTCTGCATCCCGAGGCGAGCCTCGCCCAGGGTTTGCTCACGACGCTTGAGCGCCATCAACACCTGCAGCGCAGCGATAATTGCATCACCAGTAGTGGTGTGCTGGAAACACACTAGATGACCGGAATTTTCCCCACCCAACTGCCAGTTGCGCGACAGCAACTCGGCAATCACGTAACGGTCACCGACCTTGGCACGCACAAACGGAATACCCAGATCAGCCAGAGTAAGCTCCAGCCCGAGGTTACTCATCAGCGTACCAACAACGCCCCCTTGCAGCTTGCCGCGCTCCAGCAGATCACGGGCGATGATAAACAGCAGCTCATCGCCATCCACTACGGCACCGGAGTGATCGACCATCAACACCCGATCCGCATCACCATCAAAGGCAATACCCAGATCAGCCTGCTGCGCCAGCACTTCAGCCTGCAGCGCCTCGACGTGGGTCGAGCCGCAGCT
Encoded here:
- the tpiA gene encoding triose-phosphate isomerase, with the protein product MRRPMVAGNWKMHGTRASVAELINGLNQQVLPADVDVAVFPSCLHLGQVVEGLAGKAVAVGAQDCATEAQQGALTGEVAASQLHDASCSLVLVGHSERRSLLGESDEVVTRKFAAAQSSGLIPVLCVGETLAQREAGQALEVVAAQLSAVADALGVEVFAAAVIAYEPVWAIGTGLTASPAQAQEVHAAIRARLAAKSPELAGEVRILYGGSVKAASAAELFGMPDIDGGLVGGASLNADEFGAICRAAGS
- the glmM gene encoding phosphoglucosamine mutase, giving the protein MGRKYFGTDGIRGRVGDFPITPEFMLKLGWAAGMAFRKQGKCLILIGKDTRISGYMFESALEAGLSAAGADVMLLGPMPTPAIAYLTRTFHAEAGIVISASHNPHHDNGIKFFSGQGTKLPDEIELMIEELLDQPMMVVESEQLGKVSRINDAAGRYIEFCKSSVPSSTDFAGLKIVVDCAHGAAYKVAPSVFRELGAQVTVLSAQPNGLNINDSCGSTHVEALQAEVLAQQADLGIAFDGDADRVLMVDHSGAVVDGDELLFIIARDLLERGKLQGGVVGTLMSNLGLELTLADLGIPFVRAKVGDRYVIAELLSRNWQLGGENSGHLVCFQHTTTGDAIIAALQVLMALKRREQTLGEARLGMQKCPQVLVNVRFAGGVDPLEHPAVQQASARVTEQMVGRGRVLLRKSGTEPLVRVMVEGDDEGQVRGYADELAKVVADVCA